In uncultured Desulfuromonas sp., the genomic stretch CGCCGATGAGATTTTGGTGTTGAGTGAAGGTGTTTTGGTTGAACAGGGGCGTCATGACGAGTTGCTCGCTGCAGGTGGTGTGTATCGCCGCCTGCACGATATGCAGTTTAAGGATCGGCGATGAAACGGATTGGCGACTGGCTGCTGATGAATGTTGCGCCCTTGTTGGCCGCGCAGATCATTCGTCTGTTGGCGGTGACATCACGCAAAGAGATTGTCGGTGCTGAGGCCGTGGGTGAATTATGGCAGCAGGACCAGCCGGTGATCCTGTCCTTCTGGCACGACCAACTTTTGCTCATGGCCCAAGGTTATCAAGGGCCGGGGTCGCAGATTTTGATCAGCGCCTCTAAAGATGGCGAGTTGATTGCCCGTACCATGCATCATTTGGGTCAACATGCCGTGCGTGGTTCATCCAGCCGCGGTGGCCGGGCCGCCTTCAAACAGTTAGTGCGTCTGGCGCGCGAAGCCAAAGATCTGGTGATTACGCCGGATGGCCCGCGAGGTCCACGCCATGAGTTAAAAGAAGGGGTGGTGCAACTGGCGCGTTTATCGGGGCGACCGGTGGTGCCGATGGCGTTAGTGGCCAGCCGTGGTCACCGTTTTGCGTCATGGGATCGTTTTTTGTTACCCTATCCATTCGGACGACTCGTATATGCCTATGGCACGCCCCAGTATTGTGCCAAAGAGGACGACCCGCAACAGTTTCGCCAGCGCTTGGAGCAG encodes the following:
- a CDS encoding lysophospholipid acyltransferase family protein, translated to MKRIGDWLLMNVAPLLAAQIIRLLAVTSRKEIVGAEAVGELWQQDQPVILSFWHDQLLLMAQGYQGPGSQILISASKDGELIARTMHHLGQHAVRGSSSRGGRAAFKQLVRLAREAKDLVITPDGPRGPRHELKEGVVQLARLSGRPVVPMALVASRGHRFASWDRFLLPYPFGRLVYAYGTPQYCAKEDDPQQFRQRLEQAMTETQLNAEQRLESYGLSAV